The Engystomops pustulosus chromosome 7, aEngPut4.maternal, whole genome shotgun sequence DNA window ggagggccaccgacccggtcctctgttttaaacaatttttgggagtgccacctacaggcactcaatctattccatttttctggagggccacctacctgctcctctggtttgaaaagttttttggactgccacatacaggcactcaatctattcaatttttctggagggccacctacctgctcctctggtttgaaaagttttttggactgccacatacaggcactcaatctattccattttctggagggccacctacctgctcctctggtttgaaaacttttttggactgccacatacaggcactcaatctattccatttttctggagggccacctacctgctcctctggtttgaaaacttttttggactgccacatacaggcactcaatctattccatttttctggagggccacctacctgctcctctggtttgaaaacttttttggactgccacatacaggcactcaatctattccatttttctggagggccacctacctgctcctctggtttgaaaacttttttggactgccacatacaggcactcaatctatttcatttttctggagggccacctacctgctcctctggtttgaaaacttttttggactgccacatacaggcactcaatctattccatttttctggagggccacctacctgctcctctggtttgaaaagttttttggactgccacatacaggcactcaatctattccatttttctggagggccacctacctgctcctctggtttgaaaacttttttggactgccacatacaggcactcaatctattccattttctggagggccacctacctgctcctctggtttgaaaacttttttggactgccacatacaggcactcaatctattcaatttttctggagggccacctacctgctcctctggtttgaaaacttttttggactgccacatacaggcactcaatctattccatttttctggagggccacctacctgctcctctggtttgaaaacttttttggactgccacatacaggcactcaatctattcaattttcctggagggccacctacctgctcctctggtttgaaaacttttttggactgccacatacaggcactcaatctattcaatttttctggagggccacctacctgctcctctggtttgaaaacttttttggactgccacatacaggcactcaatctattcaatttttctggagggccacctacctgctcctctggtttgaaaacttttttggactgccacatacaggcactcaatctatttcatttttctggagggccacctacctgctcctctggtttgaaaacttttttggactgccacatgcaggcactcaatctatttcatttttctggagggccacctacctgctcctctggtttgaaaacttttttggactgccacatacaggcactatccaaattaaattgtctccatagcagcctccacacgttgtctccattgctacctccaaaagtcgtccatatagctgcctccatacatcgtccctttatcaaacgaggtgtgtcaggcagaaatttgggttgttttcatggattccacatcaaagttgttaactttgtcgccacccagctgtgttatccacaaaatatactggcaaacttttatcatttaccaatattatttcagcgcttcttgcgcttctgtttacattcccctcacccgccatatcctaaacttataagaacgctactacacttgatcttatacaaaaggttcttagaagtgctgtttggggagtagcctagagacacgggcttggattggcgaaagctcgcctggcagcggagcgccagctccatgccaagatccaactaacatagttttaactgcagcacctttaatctactactagttcactgcctccatacatggtccccttatcaaacgagctgtgtcaggcagaattttgggttgttttcatggcttccatgttaactttgtcgccaccctgctgtgtaatccacaaaatatactggcaaacttttatcatgtaccgatattatttgagcgcttcttgctcacctcctttggttcctctctgccacccattggtttgaagcctgagtccatttagggtatgtcgccatgccactctctagcctgccgctgctgccgctgcctctgcatgccgtctcctatagtgtcagggtcaattattggatgttttagatgctatgtagcttcattctgtcactctgtcatggccatgctgttgcccatagttttggcataatggtgcgattaagcagcctcagaggcatccatgcatgctgcccctgctgtttcctgtccatttccgtggtgtttccatccttttctgaggttcccaggtgtttggccaagcttccctgtgcagagccttggtccccttgaaaaacgctcgagtctcccattgacttcaatggggctcgttattcgagacgagcactcgagcatcgggaaaagttcgtctcgaataacgagtacccgagcattttagtgctcgctcatctctagtaattaccgtatatatatatatatttgtacacaggAAGAATCAGTCTTATGATCCAACAATCGCTGGTGGCATTCACAAGCTGCTCGTGAGTATTGTATCTCCAGTCTTATGATCCATATTTTTAGATTTACAGAAAGCAACAATCAGGAGTACAACTGACTAGCCTCTacctaatatttaatattttaacaCTAAAGGACTAAGCAATATAGGAGTAGTCAATTGTGATTCCAGCATTAAGAAGATTATTTATGATCATTAGGGCACTATTACCCATATATCTAAATACATATGTAGGACTAAGactaaacagaaatgcaaaacacatttttcccccccaaaaaatctgTAAACATAATTAAAAAGGTGATGCGTAACACTCTCAATAAAATATGACAATCAAAATAATCATTGGCACTGGCTATTATTTTCAAAGTGGCAGGTATATATGAACAGCCGATGGTGTTGTTGGCAAAGAAGTGTCCCATACAGTGATACTGATAGTATTGGTATCTCTATCATAATCTACACTACGCCGCGCTCCAAAACaactgtaatacacatatatcTAACCTTATCTCTATTGCTAGGCTCCCACCGTGTCTTCGAACCTGTGAGGGTAATTATTTCTCTATGATGAGTCTCCTAAACTTAATTCTAAGTATCCCAGCCGGTGGCTGCTTCCAGAAACAAAGAAAATTATTTGGTTTAATCCGAGGGGTAACGTCACCACTTATTACAGAAGATAAACCATACTTTGTAAGTACTGAATTCACCCCTTGGATTACACCacgcagtgatttttttttctctctttctgaAAGTGGTTACCCGCCAGGGCTACACAGAACAGAGTTTGGGATATCCTGATTCAGGagacacattgggggggattttaCAGTTTCcgccagtctctagctggaaaacattAGTCTTTTGCTTGcttagatttatcactgtgatgataaattctggtgcagcatattactgtcagttcctactttagacctacttttagttggtcaaaACTGTGAGGCAGACTCCACCCCTTTCCTTTCACTCCGCCTTAATCATACAAGTCGGAAATTTCTAACCTTAAAGCAATGGGATAAATGTGAAGTGTTACACTAAGGTATTCAGATGTCAGTCATTACTTACTTATGTTCTACAAAGAGAGTTTTAGTAAAGCATTTTTCTTTGCCTCTTAGAAATATGAAGGGCTTTCTGTGTTTTGGAGTAGCACTACTATTTGCATTGGCCTTTTCTGATCATCATAAAGATGACACCAATGGCCACCATGATCACAAAGATGGGCATCACAAGAAAGAAAATGACAGCAAGGAACACCATCACCATAATGAGTCGCTACCTTCTCACAAAATAGCAAAATACAATTGTAAATTTGCTTTTGACCTGTATCGGCAAGTAGCTCTAGATCATCCTTCTGAGAACATTGTCTTTTCACCTGTCAGTATCTCTACTGCATTTGCTTTTCTGTCCCTTGGTGCCAAGGCTCAGACCTATAAACAGATCATTGAAGCACTCAGTTTTAATACCTCTGAGATCTCTGAACAAGAAATTCATGAAGGTTTCGACCACCTTCTGCATCTCCTGAATGATGTGGAAAGGGAGCTAAAGCTCAGCGGTGGGAATGCTCTCTTCATTTCCAAAGAGCACAAGATTCTCCAGACATTCTTGGATGAAGCCAAGACACGCTACCACTCCGAGGCCTTTTCTACTGATTTCAAAAACACAGAAGAAGCAAAAAAGCAGATCAACAGTTATGTGGAGAAAAACACTCAAGGCAAGATTGCTGACCTGCTGGACAGCGTAGACCAGGACGCCATATTAGTCCTCATTAACTACATTTATTTTCAAGGTAAGGtactttattttacaaattaTTGTTGAGAAACAGGTTGCTGCAGATAGGTCATACATCACTTATTACTGGCAGGGTTTTTGTTATGTAGTGTCTGTCATATTTCACCAATCTTCCACTAAATAATAATCTCCTATTATCCTTGTCTTTATTCTTTATAGCaaaatgggaaaacccatttaacagtGAACGGACCAAAGAGGGAGACTTCCATGTCAATGAGAATACAACTGTGAAGGCATCTTTCATGAGCAGAACAGGAATGTACAATGTGGCTTTCAATGATGATGCTACTGTGGTCTCCATACCCTATAAAGGAGATACCAATGCCGTATTCATCCTGCCAAATGAGGGGAAGTTGTCAAAAGTAGAGAACAATTTTAAcatagaaaaaactaaaacatggAAGAAATCAATGCACAAGCGGTAAGGGAGTATCTAccagtctgtctatctatctattaatgtATGCCATAGTCAATCTTTATAGAGGCAGTGGTAAACAGTCTTTAACAGTCTTTTCCTCTGGGTCTTAGGCAGCCATAGTCTGGAGCCAactcattgaggtctatggagTACAGGGAGGAGATGTAATAAAGCTGTCATGTCATCTATTGAAACCGTTGGTTGTAATGATGCTTTTTTCTATATTGCTATGTATCTTCTATTGCAATTCTATCTCTGATGTATTTGATGTGACTGCTACATAGAAAACCGCAATAGAATTCGCAAGACAATTTCTATTAAGCCTCTTAGCCAAAaggttaaaatgtttaaaataatcTATGGGTGACACTCGTTTTGGTATCCAAGTAGTAGGAGAATATCAGCTCACCCGCTTAAGTTTAACCTGTGCTCAGATCTCCTCTCTGCTTGAGGAATTATTTTTCAAATGTGCATGTTCAGCATAAACATTGTCACTGAATGTCTGGATGATGAACTCTTTTGGTACCTTAAAAGTTGGAACTGTTTTTAAGTATTTATGGGACACTGATTCTGGAAATTATATTGTTTTCTCCAGTAAACTCTAGTAAGCTTTTGGAAATCTGGAATTTCCACCCTTCAAAGTATATGCTGCTCCAACTAGTCGTACAATTAATATTGTACTAaagaaattttgaaaatgaatgtCATATTTTTTGGCTGTAGCTGGAGATTTGCCATCAGGTCATGATTTCCTGAGATGAGGTCTTCTTGGACATTAATGTTGGATTCTCCAACAGTAATCATCCAACACGTGTGTAACCTATCGTCCATGATACCGTTCTACCATCTTACGTAATTCTTGTTAGAAATGCTCAACGTCTCATAAATTAGAACTGCTAGAGAGAAATGGAAGGTATTTTCGGAAATAAAAGGTCAAAAATACCAACAATAAGGTGAAAGACTCCAAATAccacaaaaaaattttatttgtaccCTAGtgtaattcataaaaaaaaaaattaacataataGCCTGTTTGAAAAACAGTTCATTTTCTGGTGAAACCTTTGCTTGAATTGAtggattgttacttttttggcatcACACTCATATATTGTACTTCTCAAAGACTCTTACAAGGGTCAGAACATTGGTCACCATGCTGGCGGTGATAGCAAAACTAAAAATCTTCATTGATAATGTGTATTCTTTGTCCTATGACCAATGAGCGTTAAAGAGTTGGGATTTTTGCTTCACCAGTGAAtccaaagattttaaaaaattttcacaaACTTTGTGTCTGCTAACAAGCTTCAAAGAGAAAGTATGTTTGTTTTTCCACAGAACAATGCATATTTGGGCCATGACACATCTGCATATTAACTTATGACGAATATAGTTTATAAATTGtctttaatttcttttttaaatagatTGGTGGATTTATTTCTCCCAAAATTCTCCATCTCTAGTACTATCAACCTTAAAGAAACACTAACCAAAATGGGACTAGTAGATGTTTTCTCAAACACCGCTGACCTGTCTGGTATTACAGGACATGCCGACTCAAAGATTTCTGAGGTAAGTatttctaactatctatctaaaaatagaaaaatggttCAGTGTGAGACAACTTCATCAAGCTTGAATAAATGTCACCTTTGAATTGTATACCTAcagtctggagtgctgcctggTTTTACAATGTTTGTCTATTAGAGGCTTGCCTAGGCCTGCCTCTCCTTTTTAGGAATCAGTTCCACTTGGACATTGTATATCTATCTCCTAAGCATCAATTGAATTTCATGGCCTTACCCATTAAGAATTTTTATGCTATGGTTGAACCTATTTCTATTTTTCGTCCATTCATATTCCATCTTCTTCTGATAACAGTTTTTCTTAACCTCCTTAGGCTATCCATAAAGCTGCAATCAGTGTTAATGAGAAGGGGACAGAAGCAGCAGCCGTTACAGCACTTGAGAAAATTCCCATGATGCTTCCACCTCGCATTAATTTTAACCGTCCATTTACTTTTTCAATATATGACCACAAATCCAAAAGCATCCTCTTCAAAGGAAGAGTTGTCAACCCCCAGAAATAATTCTCTCCCAAATTCTGCATCAATAAAATGTTATAGTGTAAAATGGTGGTCTTATTTACTCACAGTAAGCCATCTCTTGCCCCCTGGCATGAGATCACATAGCTCATCTGTGAATCCCGATGAATGAAATGGGAACTCCTCTAATAGTAAGGAGACCTGGAAAAGTGGATAAATTTAAACTAAAGCTTAAAATCAATTCAGGAGAATATTCCTGGTCATCAATCACTGGTAATTATTCAAGCTGCCCTCTAGCTATACTGTGACTCTGCTGAGCCAAAGGGCAGAGCTGTTATCAGCAGCAACTGCAGTTTTCAAGATTTTGATGTAAGCCAAGTCATTTTTGATGGAAGTACTTTTTattgttaaagagtaactgtcatttaaaaaaacttttgatatgttgaagGGAATGCATTTTTAAGCCCTTCTGCAATTAGTTTAGTTGCCCCAATCTTACTTCTTTCACTGCTATTCAGCAGCCTTCCCTCTGTTATCAGCCTCATTCAGTGATGCCTCAGATGGCCATTTCTAGGCACTTTCTGCCTACACTGGGCTGAATACGAAGTGAGAATGTACATGTAAGACACacaccctctcctctctgctgtcagCTGATTTCCTCAAGGCAGCTTTCAACACATGTGCTGCCCGGAGCCCTAACTAATGTGATAATATCACAACTACACTCTTCTCTCCCTGTACACCCTcaactttccctacacttgtatataaaccagggccgcttctgccatgaggtAGGATGAAGTTCCTGCCTCCGGCAGCAGATTGTGGACCCAACTGGTTCCAAGTAACTAGTACCCCGGATTTGGGAAACACTGGCAAGTCCATACTGTCTGAAAAAAACAATTGCATTGGCACTTGAGATACAGGGCTGCCTGTGTGGACCGCTCTGCAGTACACAAGCCAACGTGCTTGATGGTGTCATCACATGCTCCAACCTGTGTCTCttcaccaggggcggactggccattgtacccaccgggaattttccctgTGGGCCGGCCGGTGGGAAGAAACCTGCGctaaagaggtgagtattatggtttttttattttttaaattatagaatgggggcattaattatgtttGGGGCGGAGGGCgggggacattattgtatatctgggggggggggaattatttatatggcagggggctttattgtatatctggggctggcagggggcattaattatatggtgggggcattattgtatatctggggctggcagggggcattaattatatggcaggggggcattattctatatctggggctggcagggggcattaattatatgtctggggcggggggggcaatattctatatctagggctggcagggggcattaattatatgactggggcgggcagggagcattattgtatatctgaggctggcagggggcaatattctatatctggggctggcagggggcattaattatacgtctggggtggggggggttattctatatctggggctggcagggggcattaattatatgtctggggcgggcaaggggcattattatatgtctggggcaggcatggagcattaattatatgtctgtggTAGGCTGGGCACATTAATTCTaaatctggggcaggcagggggcatttattatatgtctgggataggctgggggcatttattatatgtctgaggtaggctgggggcataaattatatgtctggggtaggctggggcataaattctatgtctggggtaggttgggggcataaattctatgtctggggtaggggtgttacattatggagcactattcgtgtggtactaatatttcagggggctctattacagtatttgggtcacagtattggtggtagcagaagaagggacagttaagggacaatgggaaagtgcagcacataagacgtctgtgtggtaaactttgcaggaatgctatgtacctggaggaagagacaaggagatggtggaactaatgaagAAGATGAGGAATGAGTACAATCCGAGGATACATCACctaatgtcactggatgcaataggtgaggatctcatgtgttttctgtagttgtatatgataaatacagatttttttcatgttcgcttctgtgtatatatgtagtattatagtagttatattcttgtacatagggggcagaattatagtagttatatccttgtacaaaggggcagcattacagtagttatattcttgtacatagggggcagtattatagtagttatattcttgtacatagggggcagtattatagtagttatattcttgtacataggagcagtattatagtagttacattcttgtacatagggggaagtattatagtagttatattcttgtacatagggggcagtattatagtagttatattcttgtacatagggggcagtattaaagtagttatatacttgtacatagggggcagtattatagtagttatattcttgtacatagggggcagtattatagtagttatatacttgtacatagggggcagtattatagtagttatattcttgtacataggaggcagtattatagtagttatattcttgtacatagggggcagcattatagtagttatattcctgtacataggaggcagtattatagtagttatattcttgtacataggagcagtattacagtagttatatacttgtacataggggacagtattatagtagttatattcttgtgcataggaggcagtattatagtagtaatattcatgttacatagggggcagtattatagtagttatattcctgtacatagggggcagtactgtaCTAGTactattgtagtagttttattttgaatatagaaggcagtattgcatgtgttattctaaatgtgttattgtagcattattcctgtacataggaggaagtatcaATATAttgtttctctgaattgtacatgtatggcacaggggaaaggtttaaggcttatcgggtcgtgtgtttgcatcatttactgatcgacaggtcacatctttgcacattagattcacttactagcaaaagatgttcttgttttgcattaaggccatctaccaacaatttgtctgttataaccccacccacattatctgaccacatccacttgttttgactccgcctataaaatggggccacttttatagttttttccagggccattttaaattcccagtccgccccttcTCTTCACAGAGAAAGTGGCCGCCGACGGGAGAAGAAGATAAGATAGAGCAGCGGGGTAGAGCTGAGGCTGAAGCTGGAACCTGAAAGTAagtattatgtttattatttttctggtGTGCAGCAGGAGgcggctatatatactggggggagctgtacatacttgggggtggagctgtatatactcgggggttgtatatattgggggctctATAATTATGGGGGTGAATATACTGGGGAGAGATGTATATACTGAAGAGGGGCTGTAATTAATATGGCgggaataacagggcagttgccctgctcacaatgggctagggaaagtacttaaaataataacataacataaaaaatggttTGTAGTAGATTTCCAGcgcaaaattttacaaaaaactgTAATTCTCCTTTAATTAATGAAGGACAATAATGCAGCATGCACATACAGAGAAAAGATCAAGACATTTTTATACGATGGGTCTTATTTATGATCAGGTCATGAATAAGATGCGACATGTCGAAATGCTTTACTCTGTATGTGTGTGCTGCATTGTTGTCCTTCattcaataaagaagaatcaCAGCTTTATCGGATCTTTGTGAAATTTTGCGCTGAACATCTACTACAAACCTTCTCTTTCAATTGTGTGTCCGTAGACTCCGGACACTGTTACATGCGCTACTTTCCAGATCTAGCTGATGGAGGTGTCAAGAGTAAAAGAGGGGTGAGCTGGCAATTTGTTTCTCATtaacaaaatactgtatatactcgtgtataagctgagtttttcagcacaaaaaatgcgctGAAAAAACTCAACTTATACACTAGTCAATACTTAcaaactcaccctccggtggccccgatgcgcagtgctgtttccccgatgtcatcgcggctcctcttctggcttccccgcggctcctcttcattaTTCTGTAACAGGTGGCAggatgcggccatgttatctcACGGCCGGCTCATAGTATGACGTCGGCAGCGGCCGCGTCGTACTAAGCGCCtgccggctggctgtattctacgggggcaggctgtctctGGTTCTTGTAATGTTGTAAAGGGGTGATATCATTCTTTATATTCTGCCATAGGGGAGAGGAGATGGTGCAGTGTTGCTACTTTAATTGCTGTCCCCTGTACCCTGCTGGTATTAGATATGTTCTCGGATCTTTAAGGGAAATTTGTAGTAGTCTATAGTAAACTACAAGGCACCCCCTTACTTTGTGCAATGTTTATGCCCTGAATTCTGGCCAAACTAGATTTTTCCACCAACTGTTCTGAGAGCTATGCAAACTCCTGCCAGCAGCCTTACTGACGGGTGGAGACATTAGACGTCAGATTTACTTTGTGTGCCAAAAGGAGGGGACGTTATACTATTTGGAGAGCCTTTAAGGTAGATAGTGTAAAGTGTTTGGGGGTGGAACAATCACAGATTTTCAGAGATTATGTAAAGGAGGAACTTCCACCTCTGGCCTTAACTAACCTTCCCTCCTTGCCACAACTATACGACAAAATGGGAGACATTCTTGGGCAGAACACTTCCACCAACAGTTTTAGTAAACAATATGGGAAAGAGCAGCCAAAACTTTGCAATGCATCCATTACAAGGATAACTAGTATAAATTGTTACTTGTTTGGTATCATACTCCTGCTCTGCTTCATTAAATTAACGCCAGAACCCCAGATATTTGTTGGAGGCGTGGATCGGGGGGTGCTAATGTGCCTAAAATTTCCTGGACTTGTCCTGCTATCATCCCCTATTGGCAAATGTTAGAGAATGGCATCAATGACATGTTGGGTTGCTCTGTA harbors:
- the LOC140069955 gene encoding alpha-1-antitrypsin-like, translating into MKGFLCFGVALLFALAFSDHHKDDTNGHHDHKDGHHKKENDSKEHHHHNESLPSHKIAKYNCKFAFDLYRQVALDHPSENIVFSPVSISTAFAFLSLGAKAQTYKQIIEALSFNTSEISEQEIHEGFDHLLHLLNDVERELKLSGGNALFISKEHKILQTFLDEAKTRYHSEAFSTDFKNTEEAKKQINSYVEKNTQGKIADLLDSVDQDAILVLINYIYFQAKWENPFNSERTKEGDFHVNENTTVKASFMSRTGMYNVAFNDDATVVSIPYKGDTNAVFILPNEGKLSKVENNFNIEKTKTWKKSMHKRLVDLFLPKFSISSTINLKETLTKMGLVDVFSNTADLSGITGHADSKISEAIHKAAISVNEKGTEAAAVTALEKIPMMLPPRINFNRPFTFSIYDHKSKSILFKGRVVNPQK